From one Lotus japonicus ecotype B-129 chromosome 3, LjGifu_v1.2 genomic stretch:
- the LOC130749164 gene encoding uncharacterized protein LOC130749164 isoform X1 — protein sequence MLPSRPFITLTLTASFFSPPLFLNRRLFLRLCSKFSPVAKTNNAMSSPAEPSPIRGNSAAHHDPVPLSDSSHDNEAIIMIGSNPVPLYKRAKNTSRDTFSTRCDSSVGKLPELMSRSDHLPSPATSTCSQHRKSKRRTRIDLGLTKDSGDNCSESSCGSSFENTQNSNVSLTRHSDESPQPSQFLKKSASANRPYHIQHNLNCKEAGYDRDSPGSTPKFERYDICFHGKRNSPLIGGSTLFEKNSESSIEMEDGATKEGVLRPGMVLLKHCITHIEQVEIVKRCRKLGLGPGGFYQPCFASGAKLRLRMMCLGMDWDPQTKKYGNKRAFDSSKPPDIPPYFRSLVIRAIQKAQDLIPREHDISNVEDILPSMTPDIGIVNFYTTYGRLGLHQDRDESRESIRKRLPVVSFSIGDSAEFLYGDERDVEKAERVLLESGDVLIFGGESRLVLHGVSSIIPESAPPELLQDTRLCPGRLNLTFRQY from the exons ATGCTTCCTTCACGACCCTTCATCACTCTCACTCTTACGGCGTCGTTTTTCTCTCCTCCCCTGTTCCTCAATCGCCGCCTTTTCCTCCGTCTCTGTTCCAAGTTTTCACCGGTGGCTAAAACCAACAACGCCATGTCTTCGCCAGCTGAACCGTCGCCAATTCGTGGAAACTCTGCTGCTCACCACGACCCT GTTCCATTATCTGATTCTTCTCATGATAATGAAGCAATTATAATGATCGGAAGCAATCCTGTACCCCTGTATAAAAGGGCGAAGAATACTTCACGAGACACTTTCTCAACTAGATGCGATTCATCTGTTGGCAAACTCCCTGAGCTAATGTCTAGGTCAGATCATTTACCTTCCCCAGCAACTAGTACTTGTTCTCAACACAGAAAATCCAAGAGGAGAACTCGAATTGACTTGGGATTGACCAAGGATAGTGGTGATAACTGTAGTGAATCTAGTTGTGGTTCCAGTTTTGAAAATACTCAAAATAGTAATGTATCACTTACAAGACACAGTGATGAATCACCTCAACCTAGTCAATTTTTGAAGAAGTCTGCATCAGCCAATAGACCATATCATATCCAACACAATTTAAACTGTAAAGAAGCTGGTTACGACAGAGATTCTCCAGGTAGTACGCCAAAGTTTGAACGATATGACATCTGCTTTCACGGGAAAAGAAATTCTCCTTTAATAGGAGGATCCACATTGTTTGAAAAGAACAGCGAAAGCAGCATCGAAATGGAGGATGGAGCAACCAAAGAGGGGGTACTAAGGCCTGGAATGGTTCTCCTGAAACATTGCATAACCCACATAGAACAG GTCGAAATAGTGAAACGATGTCGTAAGCTTGGTTTGGGTCCAGGAGGGTTCTATCAACCATGTTTTGCAAGTGGAGCGAAACTTAGATTGAGGATGATGTGTCTTGGTATGGACTGGGATCCTCAAACTAAAAAATATGGAAATAAACGCGCATTTGATAGCAGCAAACCACCTGATATTCCCCCTTACTTCAGAAGCTTGGTTATAAGAGCAATACAGAAAGCACAAGATTTAATTCCTAGGGAACATGACATAAGCAATGTGGAGGATATACTTCCATCAATGACTCCGGATATAGGCATTGTTAATTTTTATACAACCTATGGAAGGCTTGGTCTTCATCAG GATCGTGACGAGAGCAGAGAAAGTATCCGAAAAAGGTTGCCTGTTGTGTCATTCTCTATTGGTGATTCAGCAGAATTTCTGTACGGGGATGAAAGGGATGTTGAGAAGGCCGAGAGGGTGCTTCTAGAATCTGGAGATGTGTTGATATTTGGTGGTGAATCTCGTCTTGTCTTACATGGTGTGTCATCAATTATACCAGAATCAGCTCCGCCCGAGTTGCTGCAAGATACTCGGCTTTGTCCCGGCCGCCTCAATCTTACATTCCGACAGTATTAA
- the LOC130749164 gene encoding uncharacterized protein LOC130749164 isoform X2, whose amino-acid sequence MLPSRPFITLTLTASFFSPPLFLNRRLFLRLCSKFSPVAKTNNAMSSPAEPSPIRGNSAAHHDPVPLSDSSHDNEAIIMIGSNPVPLYKRAKNTSRDTFSTRCDSSVGKLPELMSRSDHLPSPATSTCSQHRKSKRRTRIDLGLTKDSGDNCSESSCGSSFENTQNSNVSLTRHSDESPQPSQFLKKSASANRPYHIQHNLNCKEAGYDRDSPGSTPKFERYDICFHGKRNSPLIGGSTLFEKNSESSIEMEDGATKEGVLRPGMVLLKHCITHIEQVEIVKRCRKLGLGPGGFYQPCFASGAKLRLRMMCLGMDWDPQTKKYGNKRAFDSSKPPDIPPYFRSLVIRAIQKAQDLIPREHDISNVEDILPSMTPDIGIVNFYTTYGRLGLHQMNGKLVLLQ is encoded by the exons ATGCTTCCTTCACGACCCTTCATCACTCTCACTCTTACGGCGTCGTTTTTCTCTCCTCCCCTGTTCCTCAATCGCCGCCTTTTCCTCCGTCTCTGTTCCAAGTTTTCACCGGTGGCTAAAACCAACAACGCCATGTCTTCGCCAGCTGAACCGTCGCCAATTCGTGGAAACTCTGCTGCTCACCACGACCCT GTTCCATTATCTGATTCTTCTCATGATAATGAAGCAATTATAATGATCGGAAGCAATCCTGTACCCCTGTATAAAAGGGCGAAGAATACTTCACGAGACACTTTCTCAACTAGATGCGATTCATCTGTTGGCAAACTCCCTGAGCTAATGTCTAGGTCAGATCATTTACCTTCCCCAGCAACTAGTACTTGTTCTCAACACAGAAAATCCAAGAGGAGAACTCGAATTGACTTGGGATTGACCAAGGATAGTGGTGATAACTGTAGTGAATCTAGTTGTGGTTCCAGTTTTGAAAATACTCAAAATAGTAATGTATCACTTACAAGACACAGTGATGAATCACCTCAACCTAGTCAATTTTTGAAGAAGTCTGCATCAGCCAATAGACCATATCATATCCAACACAATTTAAACTGTAAAGAAGCTGGTTACGACAGAGATTCTCCAGGTAGTACGCCAAAGTTTGAACGATATGACATCTGCTTTCACGGGAAAAGAAATTCTCCTTTAATAGGAGGATCCACATTGTTTGAAAAGAACAGCGAAAGCAGCATCGAAATGGAGGATGGAGCAACCAAAGAGGGGGTACTAAGGCCTGGAATGGTTCTCCTGAAACATTGCATAACCCACATAGAACAG GTCGAAATAGTGAAACGATGTCGTAAGCTTGGTTTGGGTCCAGGAGGGTTCTATCAACCATGTTTTGCAAGTGGAGCGAAACTTAGATTGAGGATGATGTGTCTTGGTATGGACTGGGATCCTCAAACTAAAAAATATGGAAATAAACGCGCATTTGATAGCAGCAAACCACCTGATATTCCCCCTTACTTCAGAAGCTTGGTTATAAGAGCAATACAGAAAGCACAAGATTTAATTCCTAGGGAACATGACATAAGCAATGTGGAGGATATACTTCCATCAATGACTCCGGATATAGGCATTGTTAATTTTTATACAACCTATGGAAGGCTTGGTCTTCATCAG ATGAATGGCAAACTTGTTCTGCTTCAATGA
- the LOC130749164 gene encoding uncharacterized protein LOC130749164 isoform X3: MLPSRPFITLTLTASFFSPPLFLNRRLFLRLCSKFSPVAKTNNAMSSPAEPSPIRGNSAAHHDPVPLSDSSHDNEAIIMIGSNPVPLYKRAKNTSRDTFSTRCDSSVGKLPELMSRSDHLPSPATSTCSQHRKSKRRTRIDLGLTKDSGDNCSESSCGSSFENTQNSNVSLTRHSDESPQPSQFLKKSASANRPYHIQHNLNCKEAGYDRDSPGSTPKFERYDICFHGKRNSPLIGGSTLFEKNSESSIEMEDGATKEGVLRPGMVLLKHCITHIEQVEIVKRCRKLGLGPGGFYQPCFASGAKLRLRMMCLGMDWDPQTKKYGNKRAFDSSKPPDIPPYFRSLVIRAIQKAQDLIPREHDISNVEDILPSMTPDIGIVNFYTTYGRLGLHQISVN, translated from the exons ATGCTTCCTTCACGACCCTTCATCACTCTCACTCTTACGGCGTCGTTTTTCTCTCCTCCCCTGTTCCTCAATCGCCGCCTTTTCCTCCGTCTCTGTTCCAAGTTTTCACCGGTGGCTAAAACCAACAACGCCATGTCTTCGCCAGCTGAACCGTCGCCAATTCGTGGAAACTCTGCTGCTCACCACGACCCT GTTCCATTATCTGATTCTTCTCATGATAATGAAGCAATTATAATGATCGGAAGCAATCCTGTACCCCTGTATAAAAGGGCGAAGAATACTTCACGAGACACTTTCTCAACTAGATGCGATTCATCTGTTGGCAAACTCCCTGAGCTAATGTCTAGGTCAGATCATTTACCTTCCCCAGCAACTAGTACTTGTTCTCAACACAGAAAATCCAAGAGGAGAACTCGAATTGACTTGGGATTGACCAAGGATAGTGGTGATAACTGTAGTGAATCTAGTTGTGGTTCCAGTTTTGAAAATACTCAAAATAGTAATGTATCACTTACAAGACACAGTGATGAATCACCTCAACCTAGTCAATTTTTGAAGAAGTCTGCATCAGCCAATAGACCATATCATATCCAACACAATTTAAACTGTAAAGAAGCTGGTTACGACAGAGATTCTCCAGGTAGTACGCCAAAGTTTGAACGATATGACATCTGCTTTCACGGGAAAAGAAATTCTCCTTTAATAGGAGGATCCACATTGTTTGAAAAGAACAGCGAAAGCAGCATCGAAATGGAGGATGGAGCAACCAAAGAGGGGGTACTAAGGCCTGGAATGGTTCTCCTGAAACATTGCATAACCCACATAGAACAG GTCGAAATAGTGAAACGATGTCGTAAGCTTGGTTTGGGTCCAGGAGGGTTCTATCAACCATGTTTTGCAAGTGGAGCGAAACTTAGATTGAGGATGATGTGTCTTGGTATGGACTGGGATCCTCAAACTAAAAAATATGGAAATAAACGCGCATTTGATAGCAGCAAACCACCTGATATTCCCCCTTACTTCAGAAGCTTGGTTATAAGAGCAATACAGAAAGCACAAGATTTAATTCCTAGGGAACATGACATAAGCAATGTGGAGGATATACTTCCATCAATGACTCCGGATATAGGCATTGTTAATTTTTATACAACCTATGGAAGGCTTGGTCTTCATCAG ATATCAGTCAATTAG